A window of Oryza glaberrima chromosome 2, OglaRS2, whole genome shotgun sequence genomic DNA:
CCCAAGCTGTCAAACATAGTCAGCGATTAATAGTTTTTAGCTAAAAGCATGATTTTGAGATAGACTGCTAGACAGGCTTAGCCTACTCGTTGTTGCAGTAGTTGTTTGTACTACTAAACAGTAAATACAAATAGAACGTTGCATGCTCACAAGCAATTTTAGGTCTACTAGATAATGCCACTAAACGTCCTTAAAAGCAGCACATAAACTCCAATAAAATTTACTCCAGAACATGATGATGCAACTACAAAAATGATATAGCAAAATATTGCAGTTACATGAGTACTAAATTATGTCTCATTTATCATAGGTAACGCAGTAACAGCATATGCGAGTACAAGCCTACAAGGGCATCCATGCATTGTACATATTATTAATAGACACTAGGGAGAGCATAAgcttattttttgttttgtctgTCTTGtactcgtgaaaaaaaaaataccttgaTTAGTTAATGGTGCTAATATTTCTAGCATAAAAGACAGTGTTAGAGAGAAGTGCTTACACAAAAGAATAGAGACAATGAACAATAAAGCTCCAGCACATGAGTACAAGACCACAATCTTGCATTGGTATGGGTAAACTGGAAATAAGCAAACTGCCAAAGCAAAGAGAGGCCAAACAAATGAAAGAATCGTTTGCCACAAGGTCCTCCTTTTGAGAAACATCCAAGCAAAAAATCCATCATTCTCAGTGAACACTTGTTCCTGCAAGAATAAATCAAGCTCACATTAGAACTACTGAGGATAATAGTATCCTGAAAAAAGGCTATCATGAAATCACCACTCATTATTTTCAAGCAAAATGAATTTGCGAGGCATAACTGGTTTATTACATGGTCAAAAATAAGCaagatacaaaaaaaaaaaagcttcaaaGCGATGCAAAATGGAGCAAATGTGCTAGTTGATACATGTATTGTTTCACCTGATACAGTCGTTATCTAATTTCAAACTAAATACAGGATAAATATGATAGGAATTAAAAGCAAGAACAGAAATCACCAAGACACAAGAAAACCTTCACTTGAAGCCAAGAGAACAAAGATGTGATTGCCATAAAAATGTAATACTATTGTGGATAAGGGTAATAGAAATATTAGGAACATTATATCATCAAAAATACAACAGTACATCAGCAAGATCAACAGAAAGTTCAACCTACAATGTTCTTCATTAGCAGTGGTACTTACACGATGTATCTCCAAATGTGCAGGCCACGATGACAATTTCTTCTTTCCTGGTCTGACAGTTTTCCAAACTCGGTCACACCTTATCACAAGGTTCTTGCTCAGCAGAGTGTTAACAATGTCTTCCACTTCTAAATCTTTATCTGGCCCTAAAATTTCCCTAACTTCTGGATGATTCCTCATGAAGGTAGTAAAATCTTTTCCACGGAAATACTCAACACGAGTTTCTTGCATAATTGCCCATCTTGATTCCAGCTGCTTGTTATCCCTAACCTTCTCAGCAAATAGTTGGTAAACATCCTTGTTTGGAGCTGGCTTCTCCTACATATGATTGAGCAGATTaacagattattataatcttcTAGTTATATGCGAGAGGGTACTATACCTCCCAGTAGTGATCACAAGTGGGGATAGGACAGGAAATTCACATTTGCATTGGCTCCTGACTTTTTGTCCGAGGTATAGGTATTTAGCATTAGTCATGAGGTTATAATACCTCTACTAAAAGGTATATACCACCTGATTAACACTACTATGTACACAATATACCTCCCAAAGGACCCTAAAACCTGACATTTCTGAAAACATCCATTTGCTCTAATCAGTTCAGCCGGTTTAAGTCTTGTGCCTTTCAAGTGGTGGggaggtatatatataatacttccCAGGGATGGGAGAAAACCTCTATGCATTCTGCATTTGTGCTAGGAAGCGAAGGGAGGTACtatcaaataaattaacttgCTACAATGAATTCAAGATGAAGACAAAATCAGCTTTTGGTCTATGCGGGAGCAAAATGTATCCTAAATGGTCATCCAACCATGTTGAGATCCCTGAAATGTTGCCACCTCGAGAAATAACAAGTTACAGTGAACAAGAAACTGGAGGCTCATTTGATAAGACTACCATTTCCAGAGATTCCAACACGAGAATACTAAGCCGAGCACCCAGAATTTCGGACAGTATTTGAGACAACTAAACCCACAGTACAACCTACCGAAACCCACCAGTCCGTGCAGGTCCTCTCGCACCCAAGCGAGAAAACCAAATCTCACAGCCCAAAAATAATAGCACCAGACATAACATATGGTTTTCCAGATCTGTTGAAAGCCTGAAATCTCCCGTGGGTCGAATTTCCAAGACCCAAACAACTGTAATCTCCAACCGAAAATTTCACCAAGCTAAAACGCGCAATTCCAACCAAAGCGGTAGAAAGAGCAATAGCTGAACCCAAGGCGCCTGTGGGAACACCAAAATGCACAGGAAGGGGCAGCAGGCGGACCGAATCTTGAGCGACCACGAACGACGGAGAAGCGACGAGCGGGGGCGGGGAGAGGATGAGCAGTCGAACTTACCTGGGACCCGGCGCGGGATGAGCGGGATACGGGGGCCTTCTTCCCCTTTTCCTTCTCCGCCGActtggccgccgtcgccttggCTCCCTTCCCCGCCATCTCCCACGCCCCGCTCTGCTCCGCTCGAACGGCGGCGAAAACCCTAGACCCCGGGGCCTGAATCGGAGATCGAATCAAGCGGATCTCACGGCCGATTCGAGGAATTCCGTGCGAATCAGGGGTAGGAGGGGAGACGCAGCGCACGCGAGAGACGAGCGCGACGCGGACCACCAAGCGCGTCTTGGGCGCGTGCGCGggccggcgaggggcggcgcaGGGGGAACGGGCGAGACAGGCAGGACCGGGGGCCGGCACGCTGCAAGCGGGGCCACACGCACCCACCGACCCACGTCGCACTGCGCAACTTGGACCGGGGCGCCGTCAGCCTTGATccgaagggggaaaggagacAGTGGGCCAATTTGGACTGCTACCCTACCAAACGTTGGGACGGCTGATACGCGATCAGCCGCACGGGGAGGCGCGCGCGTGATCAGTCGCCCTTTTCCTCTAGTCTCTCTGTATCCAATCTACTACttctatacgtatgtatatagtACTAGCAAAAGTGTCCGTGCGTTGTACCAGGTGATTACGGAGTGTGTATATTGACCAAAATTGTTGTTTGGTTTAGCAGAagtacccgtgcgttgcaccgggaaGCGCACATATCagaaaaaatatgcaattaattaaaatacaaattcgctgaaatatttagtatttttaaggaggtatgtgtataattaaataaatttacaagtaaagcaagtgtgagaaataaaaagacattgttaaatttaattttattaaattctccataattagttacgctctttggaattttattggaattttcaaagcttaattgctaattttaataatacaaacatcatttaataattatttaattggaaaaagaaagaaaatccttCCTTTTAGGTTTTCTTAGAAATAAACACATTCAATAACTATAATTGTAAATGCTTCTGAAAAAATGAAGCACTAAAAAtgaacttctctttttttcgcccgagggacctaatatagacttatttccagcccgagggacctaaaatagacttatttccgtcccggtcggcccacggccttatcaaaaccctaaccctaaccctaaccctccccatccctcccccccccccgccgcccccccccccccccaaactcattctcctccctctcccgccgcgagtcggcgagtggcggcggcagcggcggcgaccggcgatcTCGCGGCCGAGGCAAGGCGGCAGCATACCTGCCCTACCGCGGGCAGCGACTAGTGGCGGGGGAGGCAGGcggctggggggagggggagaggcgggagagggagggagggggcggcgccgccggatgggagggggaggggaagcggcggcccTCTAGCCTCCCTCCCGCGGCAGatccgccgtcgcgccgccgacgccgcctctccccctccccccagtcggccgcctctcccgccaccggcgccgcttcccttcccatctccctcccttctTGCCGGCTCGACGCGGCAACGGCGGGGTTCGGCAGAGACGGTGCCGTCCCaacggcggcaacgacggcgtTTGCGGCGACCGcgctccctcttcccctctccttcccgtctcgccggcttggcgcagcgacggcggggtgcggcggagacggcggcgacggccgtccctccccctctctctctccccgtcggcctcgacggcgacggcgccttCCCAACGGCTGTGATGGCGTCGGCTTCATCCACGggcggatccggcagcggcggcggcggtggtggcatcGGTGgccgccatttttttttttgcaattttttccaTGGCTATTGCTAACCGAATAGGATCGTGCATAGACAAAAGACggacgaaaattagatgtgacgaccggaaaaatacgaatatttatattagttattatatatacaccacgtgtatatatataaatatattttaatgtataaaaaatatatacacatatacaaagtttatatatatatatatatatatatatatataaaacgtatacaaagtttatataggacTTTGTATACGataaatacaaactttatatacatatgtattaaaaaataaaaaatacacaacgtatacaaaatttatatgcacgtatacaaactttgcatacgcgtatataaactttgtatacgtacaaatacaaacttggtatacatacgaatacaaattttgtattcataaaatttaaaaaaaccgggaaaaaaacagaagagaaaccagaaaaaaaaaagataaaccaaccgaaccggaaaaaaaaaggaaaaacaaccGAACAGAAacggaaaaatgaaaaaaaacaaaaaaaaacggAAAACTCGCTCTTCCTCACCCGCGCGGTgcgtcgccgccccctctccacGCGCGACATGTGTCCAATCACGCGGGGAGGGGGGCGCGCGACTGATCGCCAACTTGTTTTCTCGCCAAAcgttaccctaccaaaattgtggtagggtagcaaaccaaacacctcTATTTAAACACTACTTATGCTACAAATTTGGTTTTGCCCATAAATTTATCTCTTATAGGtatattttggcttcaattcaAATGGACATTTTTAACCTCTATTAAAACACTACTTATGCCATAAATTTGGCTTTGCCCATGAATTTGTCTCTTATAGACGTATTTTGGGCATCAAT
This region includes:
- the LOC127762921 gene encoding uncharacterized protein LOC127762921 is translated as MAGKGAKATAAKSAEKEKGKKAPVSRSSRAGSQEKPAPNKDVYQLFAEKVRDNKQLESRWAIMQETRVEYFRGKDFTTFMRNHPEVREILGPDKDLEVEDIVNTLLSKNLVIRCDRVWKTVRPGKKKLSSWPAHLEIHREQVFTENDGFFAWMFLKRRTLWQTILSFVWPLFALAVCLFPVYPYQCKIVVLYSCAGALLFIVSILLLRAAIFGILWVLLGKRVWFFPNINAEETTFRELVRFWPEKDEGERPKWTSRLFYATVAVLVILLLRHHAPDEAARARYQKKVSNIIDDVLEWSPKLALSGMMEKHTGTNASETSNHTSGTGSSPVPPTNEGNTAKADPDMDRQTNSDKVQDGDEYGDDMRTRFSEV